The Actinomycetota bacterium DNA segment GTGGGTCCTGCTCGTGGTTCACGCTCACTGCCGGCCGTCAGGAGGCCCGGACGGGAGCGGTGATGGGCAGGAGGAGTTTCGACGTGGTGGATCTGCTGGAGTTGTTCACGCACTGGGAGGCGGGCCGATCGCAGTCGCAGATCGCGGACAGCCTCAACCTCGACCGGAAGACGGTGCGTAAGTACACGGCGCCGCTGGCCGAGCGGGGCCTGGAGCCCGGCGGCCCGCCGGCCGGTGAGCAGGTGTGGGAGCAGCGGATCGCGGAGTGGTTCCCCGAGGTGGTCGACCGGCGGCTGCGGCAGGTGACCTGGCCGCAGATCGAGGCGCACCGGGACTACATCGTCGACCAGCTGGGGCAGAACGTCACGGTGGCCACGATCAGTCAGCGGTTGGCCGACGAGCACGGTGTGCGGGCGTCGGAGTCGTCGGTGCGGCGGTGGATGAACGCGAACCTGGTCGAACAGGTCGCCCGCAGCAAGGCGTCACCGCCGCGGCCGCCGGTGGAACCGGGCAGCGAGGCGCAGATCGATTACGGCGCTCTGGGGTCGTGGGTCGACCCGGCCACCGACCGGCGGCGGACGTTGTGGGCGTTCGTGATGGTGCTGGCGTGTTCTCGGCTGATGTTTGTGCACCCGGTGCTTCGGTTGGACCAAACATCCTGGTGTGCAAGTCATGTGCTCGCGTTCGAGTACTTTCAGGGTTGCGTGGCTCGCCTCGTCCCCGACAATCTGAAGACCGGGGTGGACCGGCCCGACCTGTACGACCCGAGGATGAACCGGGCCTACGCCGAGCTGGCCACCCATTACGGCGTGCTGCCCGACCCGGCGCGGGTCCGAAAGCCCAAGGACAAGGCCCGGGTCGAGCGGGCAATGCCCTATGTACGTGATTCGTTCTGGCGGGGCCGGGAGTTCACCAGCCTGGAGGAGATCCAGCAGGCCGCCGTGGCCTGGTGCGACGGGGTCGCCAACGTCCGCAAGCATCGCAGCCTGGACGGCGCCACACCCCGGT contains these protein-coding regions:
- the istA gene encoding IS21 family transposase, which translates into the protein MVDLLELFTHWEAGRSQSQIADSLNLDRKTVRKYTAPLAERGLEPGGPPAGEQVWEQRIAEWFPEVVDRRLRQVTWPQIEAHRDYIVDQLGQNVTVATISQRLADEHGVRASESSVRRWMNANLVEQVARSKASPPRPPVEPGSEAQIDYGALGSWVDPATDRRRTLWAFVMVLACSRLMFVHPVLRLDQTSWCASHVLAFEYFQGCVARLVPDNLKTGVDRPDLYDPRMNRAYAELATHYGVLPDPARVRKPKDKARVERAMPYVRDSFWRGREFTSLEEIQQAAVAWCDGVANVRKHRSLDGATPRSVFDAVEAQALKPLPRNEFVLATWSVGKVGVDCHLKVGPALYSVPWRLIGQQLHARTAGGTVQILQENKVVATHIQMPKGRATDFEHYPPEKIAFHMRTPTWCRNEAEKIGPATAAVIDELMEHNAIHRLRSAQGIIGLAGRPGIGPNRLEAACARALAVGDPRYKTIKGLLAVHAEASPADHTAGAGADTPAFLRGPEQLLG